The Halogranum gelatinilyticum genome includes a window with the following:
- a CDS encoding methyl-accepting chemotaxis protein, which translates to MFGIFAALRSEQPADGQTNSRANVIETTDVEAVPDVGRLGSLTGESVVESILAGLDSPIFVVDDEGYFTHSNQACRDLFNREPGELLGDCLFDYGEADNSVMREVLDTGQAVQDLEDTVVVDGDEVPVSRNVFPLFGGSGEVVGAIEFNEDITERLAMEAREEQLERYQSAVVGELEESLDRLSHGDFTIDPEIPEPDADFPAIRNVHREFAGMARDLTIAVENTRELLDETRGRADELAVISEEIATQTEETMASAEQIGESSEQVTRLAEKQTDEADVAEDSVSELSASIEEITASTQEIDVRANEAAETAVKGSEEAESAIERMEAAIEASEENIATVQSLESRMEAIDEMTEMIAKIADQTSLLALNANIEAARANTDGAGFKVVADEVKSLAEESKEAVADIANIVDDLRVGIGETSDAIETSNREVKAGAEAVNDVVQRIDDITDAIGETNQGLSEIANATENQATNAEVVLDVVGDLAARSTTVSGQMQEVSAGVAQQTTAISQVSGIADEVSDISDEMADGLSHFELEAASADGRNGSQSAGSAWTDGGFEFGTDR; encoded by the coding sequence ATGTTCGGAATTTTCGCGGCACTCCGTTCGGAGCAGCCAGCTGACGGGCAGACGAACAGCAGGGCGAACGTCATCGAGACGACGGACGTAGAGGCAGTGCCGGACGTCGGCCGACTCGGGAGTCTCACCGGCGAGTCCGTCGTCGAGAGCATCCTCGCGGGTCTCGACAGCCCCATCTTCGTCGTCGACGACGAGGGATACTTCACTCACTCTAACCAGGCGTGCCGCGACCTGTTCAACCGCGAACCGGGCGAACTGCTCGGCGACTGTCTGTTCGACTACGGCGAGGCCGACAACTCGGTCATGCGCGAGGTGCTTGACACCGGCCAGGCGGTCCAGGACCTCGAAGACACAGTCGTCGTCGACGGCGACGAAGTCCCGGTGAGTCGGAACGTGTTCCCGCTGTTCGGCGGGAGCGGCGAGGTCGTCGGAGCCATCGAGTTCAACGAGGACATCACCGAACGGCTGGCGATGGAAGCCCGCGAGGAACAGCTCGAACGCTACCAGTCGGCCGTCGTCGGCGAACTGGAGGAGAGTCTCGACCGCCTCAGCCACGGGGACTTCACTATCGACCCCGAGATTCCGGAACCCGACGCGGACTTCCCTGCGATCCGGAACGTCCACCGCGAGTTCGCGGGAATGGCACGCGACCTCACCATCGCCGTCGAGAACACCCGCGAACTCCTCGACGAGACGCGCGGCCGTGCCGACGAACTCGCCGTCATCTCCGAGGAGATCGCTACCCAGACCGAGGAGACGATGGCCTCCGCCGAACAGATCGGCGAGTCCAGCGAGCAGGTGACGCGGCTGGCCGAGAAACAGACCGACGAGGCCGACGTCGCCGAGGACAGCGTCTCGGAGCTGTCGGCCTCCATCGAGGAGATCACCGCGTCGACCCAGGAGATCGACGTCCGCGCCAACGAGGCAGCCGAGACGGCAGTGAAAGGCTCCGAAGAGGCCGAGAGTGCCATCGAACGGATGGAAGCCGCCATCGAGGCCTCCGAGGAGAACATCGCGACCGTCCAGTCGCTGGAGTCGCGCATGGAGGCCATCGACGAGATGACCGAGATGATCGCGAAGATCGCGGACCAGACCAGCCTGCTCGCGCTCAACGCGAACATCGAAGCCGCCCGCGCCAACACCGACGGGGCTGGCTTCAAGGTCGTCGCCGACGAGGTGAAGTCCCTCGCCGAGGAGTCGAAGGAAGCCGTCGCCGACATCGCGAACATCGTCGACGACCTCCGGGTGGGTATCGGCGAAACCTCCGACGCCATCGAGACGAGCAACCGGGAGGTCAAAGCCGGAGCCGAAGCGGTCAACGACGTCGTCCAGCGCATCGACGACATCACCGACGCCATCGGCGAGACGAACCAGGGACTCTCAGAGATTGCGAACGCGACGGAGAACCAGGCGACGAACGCCGAGGTCGTCCTCGACGTCGTCGGCGACCTCGCGGCCCGGAGTACGACCGTCAGCGGGCAGATGCAGGAGGTCTCCGCCGGGGTCGCCCAGCAGACGACCGCCATCAGCCAGGTCTCCGGCATCGCCGACGAGGTCAGCGACATCTCCGACGAGATGGCCGACGGCCTCAGTCACTTCGAGTTGGAGGCAGCGAGCGCGGACGGACGGAACGGGTCGCAGAGCGCGGGGTCGGCGTGGACCGACGGCGGGTTCGAGTTCGGCACCGACCGGTAA
- a CDS encoding nucleotidyltransferase family protein, with protein sequence MTSSNSPPRQPQPPAVGVLLAAGLGSRFEGGNKLLAELDGVPVVRRAAETLRAAVDGPVLVVVGHDAERVRAALDGLDVRFVDNPDYERGQATSVAAAVAEVDGLDVPDGASEQPTHVVFALGDMPAVRPETVERLLTVARDREAGIVVPTHEGRRGNPVVFHRQHLSSLAALDGDRGGRTLFEREAVTRLAVDDPGIHRDVDTAADLDSVDDGQ encoded by the coding sequence ATGACGAGCAGCAACAGTCCACCCCGACAGCCGCAGCCACCGGCCGTCGGCGTCCTCCTCGCTGCGGGGCTCGGGAGCCGCTTCGAGGGCGGGAACAAGCTCCTCGCGGAGCTGGACGGCGTCCCGGTCGTCCGACGCGCTGCGGAGACGCTCCGTGCCGCGGTCGACGGTCCCGTCCTCGTCGTCGTCGGCCACGACGCGGAACGCGTCCGAGCGGCACTCGACGGCCTTGACGTCCGTTTCGTCGACAACCCCGACTACGAGCGGGGGCAGGCGACGTCCGTCGCCGCGGCAGTGGCCGAAGTCGACGGTCTCGACGTCCCCGATGGGGCGTCAGAGCAACCCACGCACGTGGTGTTCGCACTCGGCGATATGCCCGCCGTCCGGCCGGAGACGGTCGAACGCCTCCTCACCGTCGCCCGTGACCGCGAGGCCGGTATCGTCGTCCCCACCCACGAGGGACGCCGGGGCAACCCGGTCGTCTTCCACCGACAGCATCTGTCCAGTCTGGCGGCTCTCGACGGCGACCGCGGCGGCCGGACCCTCTTCGAGCGCGAGGCGGTGACCCGTCTCGCCGTCGACGATCCCGGTATCCACCGCGACGTCGACACCGCTGCCGACCTCGACAGCGTCGACGATGGGCAGTGA
- a CDS encoding metal-dependent hydrolase family protein, whose protein sequence is MHVLRGGHVVDVDGVREVDVAVDDGRIVAVGDDVEEGDEETDVSGQFVAPGLVDAHVHLGMDGRPDVSTVQGESEATAAYRVAANLRDALDAGVTTVRDLGARDSLALDAARAVETGVLDGPRILAAGQNVVMTGGHGHWFGREADGAVEVRKAAREQLKRGADVVKCMATGGVLTEGAETGLPELTAEELTALVDAASGKAVPTAAHAHGKDGIDNAVRAGISSIEHGTFMDRETAELMAEQGTYWVPTTAALVGIVENGVEAGIPESAVRKADEAIDAHADAFAHALDAGVSIAMGTDAGTPFNFFADIPQEMELLVDRGLTPEHALRAATVEAADLLGVDDLGKVAEGYHADLVVLDADPTEDASAWREPAAVVAAGERVR, encoded by the coding sequence ATGCACGTACTACGCGGAGGTCACGTCGTCGACGTCGACGGGGTTCGCGAGGTGGACGTCGCGGTCGACGACGGCCGAATCGTCGCCGTCGGCGACGACGTCGAGGAAGGAGACGAAGAGACAGACGTCTCGGGGCAGTTCGTCGCGCCGGGACTCGTCGACGCGCACGTCCATCTGGGCATGGACGGCCGCCCGGACGTGAGCACCGTCCAAGGCGAGAGCGAGGCGACCGCCGCCTACCGCGTCGCCGCCAACCTCCGAGACGCCCTCGACGCGGGCGTGACGACGGTCCGCGACCTCGGCGCGCGCGACTCGCTCGCGCTCGACGCCGCACGAGCCGTCGAGACGGGCGTCCTCGACGGTCCCCGGATTCTCGCAGCGGGACAGAACGTCGTCATGACGGGCGGCCACGGCCACTGGTTCGGCCGCGAAGCCGACGGTGCGGTCGAGGTCCGGAAGGCGGCCCGCGAACAGCTGAAGCGCGGTGCAGACGTCGTGAAATGCATGGCGACCGGCGGCGTGCTCACGGAGGGTGCAGAGACCGGCCTGCCGGAACTCACGGCGGAGGAACTGACCGCGCTGGTCGACGCCGCGAGCGGCAAAGCGGTCCCGACGGCGGCACACGCCCACGGAAAAGACGGCATCGACAACGCCGTCCGCGCGGGTATCTCGAGCATCGAACACGGGACGTTCATGGACCGTGAGACGGCGGAACTGATGGCCGAGCAGGGAACCTACTGGGTCCCCACGACGGCCGCGCTCGTCGGGATCGTCGAGAACGGGGTCGAGGCGGGCATCCCCGAGTCGGCGGTCAGGAAGGCCGACGAGGCCATCGACGCCCACGCCGACGCCTTCGCGCACGCCCTCGACGCCGGTGTCTCCATCGCGATGGGGACGGACGCGGGCACGCCGTTCAACTTCTTCGCGGACATTCCCCAGGAGATGGAACTGCTCGTCGACCGGGGGCTGACGCCGGAACACGCACTCCGAGCCGCGACGGTCGAGGCGGCCGACCTGCTCGGCGTTGACGACCTCGGAAAGGTGGCCGAGGGCTACCACGCCGACCTCGTCGTCCTCGACGCCGACCCGACCGAGGACGCGAGCGCGTGGCGCGAGCCTGCGGCCGTCGTCGCCGCTGGCGAGCGGGTTCGTTAA
- a CDS encoding MOSC domain-containing protein, which translates to MTADATPTLRRITTFPVKSLDGQSVETVDLVENGGLAGDREFALFDSEGAYVNGKRAREIHRMRSSVDGERDEITLSTPDRERATFQLNADNEELTGWLTEFLGEPVELRRNRAGGFPDDTDASGPTLVSTATIRELASWYDGITPSGMRRRLRANLEIDGVPAFWEDRLFADRDSRVAFEIGDVRFEGVNPCQRCVVPSRDPETGAEYPDFRETFIERRRETMPAWSGGDWFDHHFRVMLNTVVPASEWGKSLSVGDSVRIGEVVDAGDADSTGDTD; encoded by the coding sequence GTGACCGCCGACGCGACCCCGACCCTTCGCCGTATCACGACCTTTCCGGTGAAATCACTCGACGGCCAGTCGGTCGAGACTGTCGACCTCGTCGAGAACGGTGGGCTGGCCGGAGACCGTGAGTTCGCGCTGTTCGATAGCGAGGGCGCGTACGTCAACGGGAAGCGCGCCCGCGAGATTCACCGAATGCGGTCGTCGGTCGACGGCGAGCGCGACGAGATTACCCTTTCCACCCCCGACCGCGAGCGGGCGACGTTCCAGCTCAACGCCGACAACGAGGAATTGACCGGCTGGCTTACCGAGTTCTTGGGCGAACCCGTCGAGCTTCGCCGCAACCGCGCGGGTGGCTTCCCCGACGACACCGACGCATCGGGACCGACGCTCGTCAGCACGGCCACGATACGCGAACTGGCCTCGTGGTACGACGGCATCACCCCGAGCGGGATGCGGCGACGGCTCCGGGCGAACCTCGAAATCGACGGCGTCCCCGCCTTCTGGGAGGACCGTCTCTTCGCCGACCGCGACAGCCGTGTCGCCTTCGAAATCGGCGACGTCCGGTTCGAGGGCGTCAACCCCTGTCAGCGCTGCGTCGTCCCGAGCCGTGACCCCGAGACGGGCGCGGAGTATCCGGACTTCCGCGAGACCTTCATCGAGCGACGACGCGAGACGATGCCCGCCTGGAGCGGCGGCGACTGGTTCGACCACCACTTCCGCGTCATGCTCAACACCGTCGTCCCCGCCTCGGAGTGGGGCAAGAGCCTCTCGGTCGGTGACAGCGTCCGCATCGGCGAGGTCGTCGACGCTGGGGACGCTGACAGCACTGGCGACACCGACTGA
- a CDS encoding carbohydrate ABC transporter permease — protein MVEADDGGNVLQRGVANAIRYPGAAYRLLRAVVIGFFLVAFGFPLYWLLVLSVTPPGAAFGLGLFPETVTPVNFLYLLDPFGRSPFLYYIVNSVVLSAATTVVVLVVATFAGYVFGRLRFPGRRVLMLATLSIAYFPPAAFLVPLFRLFTGNVTLFGLRPPMVYNTAGSVVFPLSALTLPLAIFVLTTFFQQIPDTLEDAARVEGTTRLGALWRVVLPLSGPGLASAAVLTFIQVYNEFFYSYLMNDGQVDNWAPIAPALVNLQETGPTFAAAGSVAALVPVVVLVALASERLVDAIDTSHVR, from the coding sequence ATGGTAGAAGCCGACGACGGAGGCAACGTCCTCCAGCGTGGTGTCGCCAACGCGATCCGGTATCCCGGTGCGGCCTACCGGCTGCTCCGGGCCGTCGTCATCGGGTTCTTCCTCGTCGCGTTCGGGTTTCCGCTCTACTGGCTGCTGGTGCTCTCGGTGACACCACCGGGTGCCGCCTTCGGGCTCGGCCTCTTTCCGGAGACGGTGACGCCGGTCAACTTCCTGTATCTCTTGGACCCCTTCGGCCGCTCGCCGTTTCTCTACTACATCGTCAACAGCGTCGTCCTCTCGGCCGCGACGACGGTCGTCGTCCTCGTCGTCGCGACGTTCGCGGGCTACGTCTTCGGCCGCCTGCGGTTTCCCGGTCGGCGCGTCCTGATGCTCGCGACACTCAGCATCGCCTACTTCCCGCCGGCGGCGTTTCTCGTCCCGCTGTTTCGGCTGTTCACCGGCAACGTGACCCTCTTCGGTCTGCGGCCGCCGATGGTCTACAACACCGCCGGGAGCGTGGTCTTTCCCCTGAGCGCGCTGACGCTCCCGCTGGCCATCTTCGTCCTGACGACGTTCTTCCAGCAGATTCCCGACACGCTGGAGGACGCCGCCCGCGTCGAGGGGACGACCCGCCTCGGCGCGCTCTGGCGGGTCGTGCTCCCGCTGTCGGGACCGGGGCTGGCCTCCGCAGCGGTCCTGACGTTCATCCAGGTCTACAACGAGTTCTTCTACTCGTATCTGATGAACGACGGGCAGGTCGACAACTGGGCACCCATCGCACCGGCACTCGTCAACCTTCAGGAGACCGGGCCGACGTTCGCGGCCGCCGGGTCGGTTGCCGCGCTCGTCCCCGTCGTCGTCCTCGTCGCCCTGGCCAGCGAACGACTCGTCGACGCTATCGACACGAGCCACGTCCGCTGA
- a CDS encoding HVO_2922 family protein, with product MAATFELFVDSQGEYRWRLKHANGNIIATSGEGYASKQKAKQGLESVKTNAPDADVVDSVDAKR from the coding sequence ATGGCCGCGACCTTCGAACTGTTCGTCGACAGTCAGGGCGAGTACCGGTGGCGACTGAAGCACGCGAACGGCAACATCATCGCGACGAGCGGTGAGGGCTACGCCTCCAAGCAGAAGGCGAAACAGGGGCTCGAAAGTGTCAAGACGAACGCGCCGGACGCTGACGTGGTCGATTCGGTAGACGCGAAACGCTGA
- the psmA gene encoding archaeal proteasome endopeptidase complex subunit alpha, giving the protein MNRNDQQAYDRGTSLYSPDGRIYQVEYAREAVKRGAPSVGVRTSDGVVLAAQSRAGSSLMVQESIEKLHKLDEHVGAASAGHVADARKLVDFARRESQSNRLRYGEAIGIETLTKEITDLIQENTQRGGTRPYGAALLVGGIDATGPRLFGTDPSGTPHEWKAVAIGGGRETIQDFLEEEYSEELTLEDGVSVAVGALMSELEEAEAESLSVATISEEEGFQALTTEEIAAHLDDVDTDEPSDDE; this is encoded by the coding sequence ATGAACCGCAACGACCAGCAGGCCTACGACCGTGGGACGTCGCTGTACTCCCCGGACGGCCGTATCTACCAGGTCGAGTACGCCCGCGAAGCCGTCAAGCGCGGCGCGCCGAGCGTCGGCGTCCGCACCTCCGACGGCGTCGTCCTCGCTGCCCAGAGCCGTGCCGGTTCCTCACTGATGGTACAAGAGAGCATCGAGAAGCTCCACAAGCTCGACGAGCACGTCGGTGCCGCAAGTGCCGGCCACGTCGCCGACGCTCGCAAGCTCGTCGACTTCGCCCGCCGTGAGTCCCAGTCGAACCGCCTGCGCTACGGCGAGGCAATCGGCATCGAGACGCTGACGAAGGAGATCACGGACCTCATCCAGGAGAACACCCAGCGCGGCGGCACCCGCCCGTACGGTGCGGCCCTCCTCGTCGGCGGCATCGACGCCACCGGTCCGCGGCTGTTCGGGACCGACCCCTCCGGCACGCCCCACGAGTGGAAGGCGGTCGCCATCGGCGGTGGCCGCGAGACGATTCAGGACTTCCTCGAAGAGGAGTATTCCGAAGAGCTGACCCTCGAAGACGGCGTGAGCGTCGCCGTCGGCGCGCTCATGAGCGAACTCGAAGAGGCCGAGGCCGAGAGTCTGAGCGTCGCGACCATCTCCGAGGAGGAGGGCTTCCAGGCACTCACGACCGAGGAGATCGCCGCACACCTCGACGACGTCGACACGGACGAGCCGAGCGACGACGAGTAA
- a CDS encoding DUF7385 family protein, with product MEDFDQLVSSLTPREENSAIKSYQNTVAVACPACEEPFDDMVVCKEPPTSLNLSRTLDLCVDVHDEQAVIFTHQK from the coding sequence ATGGAAGACTTCGACCAGCTCGTCTCGTCGTTGACCCCACGCGAGGAGAACAGCGCGATCAAGTCCTACCAGAACACGGTCGCCGTCGCGTGTCCGGCGTGCGAGGAACCCTTCGACGACATGGTCGTCTGCAAGGAGCCGCCGACGAGCCTGAATCTGAGCAGGACGCTCGATCTCTGCGTCGACGTTCACGACGAACAGGCGGTCATCTTCACACACCAGAAGTAG
- a CDS encoding helix-turn-helix transcriptional regulator, translated as MDYRGLATALLVVCLCFVPVGAASVDAVASDASGDAPNVAVQESFDRNEVQLTVFENGSARWTFHYERTLTNETEQQNFESFATEFNANETPLYTRFQAESSDLVAGGENLTGREMTANDFNRRAFVTTSLGNDIGVVEMSFTWTNFAAQEGDRVIVGDVFEGGLYLGPQQSLVVSPGGDLQFDSVSPEGTQSNSSSLAASDSVTWQGEREFTDNRPRVVFVPLSTDAGGGGGTGDDGTTTTPAPTTPEPTSGSGGLWIVGLVGLVAVGGAAAWYLRRRETVDQAAGDSVSTAEPTASAGDTAGAASAAGASGTAGAAVSDEELLTDEDRVVSMLEDNGGRMKQVNIVDETGWSKSKVSMLLSEMEEAGTISKLRVGRENVISLAGHEPDATRSPFDDE; from the coding sequence ATGGACTATCGCGGTCTGGCCACAGCCCTACTCGTCGTCTGCCTCTGTTTCGTCCCCGTCGGGGCAGCATCCGTCGACGCTGTGGCGTCGGACGCATCCGGAGACGCACCGAACGTCGCAGTTCAGGAGTCGTTCGACCGCAACGAGGTACAGTTGACTGTCTTCGAAAACGGCTCCGCACGGTGGACGTTCCACTACGAACGGACGCTGACGAACGAGACCGAACAGCAGAACTTCGAGTCGTTCGCCACGGAGTTCAACGCCAACGAGACGCCGCTGTACACGCGGTTCCAGGCGGAGTCGTCAGACCTCGTCGCCGGTGGTGAGAACCTGACCGGCCGGGAGATGACGGCGAACGACTTCAACCGACGGGCGTTCGTGACGACGAGTCTCGGCAACGACATCGGTGTCGTCGAGATGTCGTTCACGTGGACGAACTTCGCCGCCCAGGAGGGTGACCGGGTCATCGTCGGCGACGTGTTCGAAGGCGGACTCTATCTCGGCCCCCAGCAGTCGCTCGTCGTTAGCCCCGGAGGCGACCTCCAGTTCGACTCGGTATCGCCCGAGGGGACGCAGTCGAACAGTAGTTCCCTGGCCGCCAGCGACTCCGTGACCTGGCAGGGCGAACGCGAGTTCACCGACAACCGGCCGCGCGTGGTGTTCGTGCCTCTCTCGACGGACGCGGGTGGTGGCGGCGGTACAGGGGATGACGGGACAACGACCACCCCTGCCCCGACGACGCCGGAGCCGACGTCCGGGTCGGGTGGGCTGTGGATCGTCGGTCTCGTGGGTCTCGTCGCCGTCGGCGGCGCGGCCGCGTGGTATCTCCGCCGACGGGAGACGGTCGACCAGGCCGCTGGCGACTCGGTCTCCACTGCGGAGCCGACGGCGTCCGCGGGCGACACGGCCGGCGCGGCTTCCGCGGCTGGCGCGTCGGGTACCGCCGGAGCCGCGGTCTCCGACGAAGAGTTGCTGACCGACGAGGACCGCGTGGTCTCGATGCTCGAAGACAACGGCGGGCGGATGAAGCAGGTCAACATCGTCGACGAGACCGGCTGGTCGAAGTCGAAGGTGAGTATGCTCCTCTCGGAGATGGAAGAGGCGGGCACCATCTCGAAGCTCCGCGTCGGCCGGGAGAACGTCATCAGTCTCGCGGGCCACGAACCGGACGCGACGCGCTCGCCGTTCGACGACGAGTAG
- a CDS encoding SLC13 family permease, with protein MTRIDEDGTETPPSTRRDGIPGRRRRLGLFAGPLAFLVVVAGIVPTTLSSPAVATLAVTAWVAIWWLSEAVPVAVTSLLPVLLLPLVGVEPAGTVTAAYAEPVVFLFLGGFLLALAIERSGLHRRLAFVVLSRLGTATRRLVLGFMLVAAFLSMWVSNTATAMLLVPVGLAVVANLGGTETDGHTERERGDDPAVVTPAAVTTERPNSNVATALMLAIAYGASIGGVATPIGTPPNAILVGVAATALGVEIGFGQWVAFALPLVAVFLLATWWLLLRLLPPETDDLADATASLRETVGDLGPLDRSERAVLTVFALVAGGWLTRPFLLAPFVPAVSDVTIALVGGVLVFLVPAPRGRGRLLSWEDTARLPWGVLLLFGAGFALAGAFRTSGLDAWAATRMAQVAPENPVLAVLIVATVVVFLTEVTSNTATASLLLPIAASLGETLGTGSFALMVVVAATTSFAFMLPVATPPNAIVFGSGSVTLPQMARVGVWLNLLGVVLVTLAVTLWLPLVFP; from the coding sequence ATGACACGGATAGACGAGGATGGTACGGAGACGCCGCCAAGCACGAGGAGGGACGGAATTCCGGGGCGACGACGCCGTCTCGGCCTCTTTGCGGGCCCGCTCGCCTTCCTCGTCGTCGTCGCTGGCATCGTTCCGACGACACTCTCGTCGCCTGCGGTTGCCACCCTCGCAGTCACGGCCTGGGTGGCCATCTGGTGGCTCTCGGAGGCCGTCCCCGTCGCCGTGACGAGCCTCCTGCCCGTGCTCTTGCTCCCACTCGTCGGTGTCGAACCTGCCGGAACCGTCACAGCCGCCTATGCCGAACCGGTCGTCTTTCTCTTTCTCGGTGGCTTCCTCCTCGCGCTCGCCATCGAGCGGTCGGGTCTCCACCGACGACTCGCGTTCGTCGTCCTCTCACGGCTCGGGACGGCGACGCGACGGCTCGTTCTCGGCTTCATGCTCGTCGCCGCGTTCCTCTCGATGTGGGTGTCGAACACGGCGACTGCGATGCTCCTCGTCCCGGTCGGGTTGGCGGTCGTCGCCAATCTCGGTGGAACGGAGACGGACGGACACACCGAACGAGAACGGGGCGACGACCCGGCTGTCGTCACCCCGGCGGCCGTGACGACGGAACGGCCGAATTCGAACGTCGCGACCGCGCTGATGCTCGCCATCGCCTATGGAGCCTCCATCGGCGGGGTTGCGACACCCATCGGGACGCCGCCCAACGCCATCCTCGTCGGCGTCGCCGCAACCGCCCTCGGCGTCGAGATCGGCTTCGGCCAGTGGGTCGCGTTCGCCCTCCCACTGGTCGCCGTCTTCCTCCTCGCGACGTGGTGGCTCTTGCTCCGGCTCCTTCCGCCGGAGACCGACGACCTCGCCGACGCGACGGCCTCGCTCAGGGAAACCGTCGGTGACCTCGGCCCGCTTGACCGCAGCGAACGGGCCGTGCTCACGGTCTTCGCTCTCGTCGCTGGCGGCTGGCTCACCCGGCCGTTCCTTCTCGCGCCCTTCGTTCCGGCCGTCTCGGACGTGACCATCGCGCTCGTCGGTGGCGTCCTCGTCTTTCTCGTGCCAGCTCCGAGGGGCCGTGGGCGACTGCTCTCGTGGGAGGACACTGCCCGCTTACCCTGGGGCGTGCTGTTACTCTTCGGAGCGGGGTTCGCGCTTGCGGGGGCGTTTCGCACGAGCGGTCTCGACGCGTGGGCCGCAACGCGCATGGCACAGGTCGCCCCGGAGAACCCGGTGCTCGCCGTGCTCATCGTCGCGACAGTCGTGGTCTTTCTGACCGAGGTGACCTCGAACACGGCGACTGCGTCGCTCTTGCTCCCGATTGCCGCCTCGCTCGGCGAGACACTCGGCACGGGATCGTTCGCACTCATGGTTGTCGTCGCCGCGACGACCTCCTTTGCGTTTATGCTACCAGTGGCGACGCCGCCGAACGCCATCGTCTTCGGGAGCGGCTCGGTCACGCTCCCGCAGATGGCCCGTGTGGGCGTCTGGCTCAATCTCCTCGGTGTCGTGCTCGTCACCCTCGCAGTGACTCTGTGGTTGCCGCTCGTCTTCCCGTAA
- a CDS encoding proteasome assembly chaperone family protein, whose product MDQPAHSPSFEIRHESEPSGTLVAGFASFGLAGLIATGFLVDQFELTETGHIVAEGLPAFTPFENGRPRHHSRLFSRPDLDVTILVNDLFVPVGVADSFGAAILDWADANAVEEITVLAGAPFPHQDHGVLYVATDDYRDYRLGDGRFEPMASGSLDGINASLMSRGIDSPLRVGLFVTPVHTRVPDVDGAIRLVETVGTLYGLDVDASPLESFAAEVDQYYRDLAARVEAAEEETRPDDRMYM is encoded by the coding sequence ATGGATCAGCCAGCACACAGTCCGAGCTTCGAGATTCGACACGAGAGCGAGCCGTCGGGGACGCTCGTCGCTGGGTTCGCAAGCTTCGGCCTCGCCGGACTCATCGCGACCGGCTTTCTCGTCGACCAGTTCGAACTGACCGAGACGGGCCACATCGTTGCCGAGGGGCTGCCAGCGTTTACCCCGTTCGAGAACGGTAGGCCACGGCACCACTCACGGCTCTTCTCTCGGCCGGACCTCGACGTGACGATCCTCGTCAACGACCTGTTCGTCCCCGTCGGCGTCGCCGACAGCTTCGGGGCGGCGATTCTCGACTGGGCCGACGCCAACGCCGTCGAGGAGATAACCGTCCTCGCGGGTGCCCCGTTCCCCCACCAAGACCACGGTGTCCTCTACGTCGCGACCGACGACTACCGAGACTACCGCCTCGGTGACGGCCGGTTCGAGCCGATGGCAAGTGGGTCGTTGGACGGAATCAACGCGAGTCTCATGAGTCGCGGCATCGACTCGCCGCTTCGAGTCGGCCTGTTCGTCACACCGGTTCACACGAGGGTCCCGGACGTCGACGGGGCGATTCGGCTCGTCGAGACGGTCGGGACCCTGTACGGACTCGACGTCGACGCCAGCCCGCTGGAATCGTTCGCTGCAGAGGTCGACCAGTACTACCGCGACCTGGCCGCACGGGTCGAAGCCGCCGAAGAGGAGACCCGCCCGGACGACCGGATGTATATGTGA